Proteins from one Ornithobacterium rhinotracheale genomic window:
- the nadD gene encoding nicotinate (nicotinamide) nucleotide adenylyltransferase, protein MKIGLFFGTFNPIHMGHLILANHMQQYSGLDQVWFVVTPRSPFKKNDTLADDNNRYYMVERAIENYPNLQASKIEFEMPQPNYTTHTLAVLREKYPKNEFCLIMGEDNLTNLHKWKNADFLVKNYDIFVYPRIHQDVATPQVPMNRIYRVEDAPVVEISATAIRKGIKEGKNVRCLLPPEVFEYIDGSSLYKS, encoded by the coding sequence ATGAAAATAGGATTGTTTTTCGGAACCTTTAACCCCATTCATATGGGACATTTAATTTTGGCCAATCATATGCAGCAATACAGCGGGCTAGACCAAGTGTGGTTTGTGGTAACGCCACGCAGTCCGTTTAAGAAAAATGACACGCTAGCCGACGATAACAACCGCTACTACATGGTGGAACGCGCCATTGAAAACTACCCCAATCTGCAAGCCAGCAAAATTGAATTTGAGATGCCACAACCTAATTACACCACACATACGCTGGCGGTGCTGAGAGAAAAATACCCTAAAAATGAATTTTGCTTAATCATGGGCGAAGACAATCTGACCAATCTCCACAAATGGAAAAATGCAGATTTCTTGGTTAAAAATTACGATATTTTCGTGTATCCACGCATTCATCAAGATGTGGCAACTCCGCAAGTCCCAATGAATCGTATTTACCGAGTAGAAGATGCACCCGTGGTAGAAATTTCGGCTACGGCGATAAGAAAAGGCATCAAAGAAGGCAAAAATGTACGATGTTTGCTTCCACCAGAAGTATTTGAATACATAGACGGCAGTTCGCTCTATAAATCGTAA
- a CDS encoding regulatory protein RecX, which translates to MKDGKSYTIAEIKEKMARYCAYQDRCHWEVEQKLKEFFLIPEAKDEVILMLMQHNFLNEERFAHSFVRGKFNQKQWGRLKITQELKKRNIGTRLINEALKQIDNQDYLKTLTDLMEKKADHITYKNEYDKRTKLTRYLMQKGYEYELIKEYLNEI; encoded by the coding sequence GTGAAAGACGGAAAATCCTATACCATAGCCGAAATTAAAGAAAAAATGGCGCGTTATTGTGCCTATCAAGACCGTTGCCATTGGGAAGTGGAGCAAAAGTTGAAAGAGTTTTTTCTCATTCCCGAAGCCAAAGATGAGGTGATTTTGATGCTGATGCAGCATAATTTTTTAAATGAAGAAAGATTTGCGCATAGTTTTGTGCGTGGAAAATTTAATCAAAAACAATGGGGCAGGCTTAAAATCACGCAAGAATTAAAAAAACGAAACATCGGTACGCGATTAATCAATGAAGCTTTAAAACAAATTGATAATCAGGATTATTTAAAAACTCTGACTGATTTAATGGAAAAAAAAGCCGACCACATTACCTATAAAAATGAATACGACAAGCGTACCAAACTCACCCGCTACCTTATGCAGAAAGGCTATGAGTATGAGTTGATTAAAGAATATTTAAACGAAATTTAA
- a CDS encoding aminotransferase class IV, producing the protein MDFLESIKIENHKIYHLSEHQKRVNQTFEKFFPKAEVLDLEQIFSQQVIPEEGVFKARIVYSDQGYSLEISPYTPKKITSLKVVTKNDISYDFKFLDRKALNGLNDKPEQEVIIVKNGQITDSSYANLVFFDGEKWVTPKAYLLNGTCRQRLLKEGKITEEKIEKKDIQKYQKIGFINAMLDLGEMTWDIDIVEL; encoded by the coding sequence ATGGATTTTTTAGAAAGCATTAAAATCGAAAATCATAAAATCTACCATCTCTCAGAACATCAAAAGCGTGTGAATCAAACTTTTGAAAAGTTTTTCCCAAAGGCAGAAGTTTTAGATTTGGAGCAAATTTTTAGTCAGCAAGTCATTCCAGAAGAAGGTGTGTTCAAAGCACGAATTGTGTACTCAGACCAAGGCTATTCGCTTGAAATTTCGCCTTACACGCCCAAAAAAATCACATCGCTCAAAGTGGTGACAAAAAATGATATTTCGTATGATTTTAAATTTCTTGACCGCAAGGCGCTCAACGGATTGAATGATAAGCCAGAACAAGAAGTCATCATCGTGAAAAACGGCCAAATTACAGATTCTTCTTACGCCAATTTGGTGTTTTTTGATGGCGAAAAATGGGTGACACCCAAGGCTTATTTACTCAACGGCACATGCCGCCAGCGATTGCTAAAAGAAGGCAAAATCACCGAAGAAAAAATCGAAAAAAAAGACATTCAAAAATATCAAAAAATCGGTTTTATCAATGCCATGCTCGATTTGGGCGAAATGACTTGGGACATTGATATTGTAGAGCTTTAA
- a CDS encoding aminodeoxychorismate synthase component I, whose translation MKLQNKADWIQRLNEVGTQHTPAFFIIDYKTQNAEIIPIDECDQNEIYFEFRTQKHAPKIVQNPILEELEFSPLSEKSFKNQFDIVANHLQSGDSYLVNLTFSTPLKNKLDLAQIFLQAKAKYKVLYRDEWVCFSPETFIEIRENTLYTYPMKGTINAEIPDAKNVLLNDPKETAEHFTIVDLLRNDISQIAKNVKVTKFRFIDKIQTQKGEILQASSEIKGDLPQNWQNQLGDILAKLLPAGSICGAPKKKTLDIIAEAETYERGYYTGICGYFSGDALDTGVMIRFIEKTGNSYFYKSGGGITAQSNWHKEYQEIYQKIYLPI comes from the coding sequence ATGAAACTACAGAATAAAGCCGATTGGATTCAGCGATTGAACGAAGTGGGAACGCAGCACACACCCGCTTTTTTTATCATAGATTACAAAACACAAAATGCCGAAATCATCCCGATAGATGAATGCGACCAAAATGAAATCTATTTTGAATTTCGAACTCAAAAACACGCTCCAAAAATTGTCCAAAATCCGATTTTGGAAGAATTAGAATTTTCGCCCTTGAGCGAAAAATCCTTTAAAAATCAATTTGATATTGTAGCCAATCATTTGCAAAGCGGCGATTCGTATTTGGTGAATTTAACCTTTAGTACTCCCTTGAAAAATAAATTAGATTTAGCCCAAATTTTTCTGCAAGCCAAGGCTAAATACAAAGTGCTGTACCGAGATGAATGGGTATGTTTTTCGCCTGAAACTTTTATCGAAATCCGAGAAAACACGCTCTACACATACCCGATGAAAGGCACCATAAATGCTGAAATACCTGATGCCAAAAATGTACTGCTGAACGACCCCAAAGAGACTGCCGAGCATTTTACCATCGTGGATTTATTGCGCAACGACATCAGCCAAATCGCTAAAAATGTGAAAGTTACCAAATTTCGATTTATTGATAAAATTCAAACACAAAAAGGCGAAATCTTGCAAGCCAGCTCAGAAATAAAAGGCGACTTACCCCAAAATTGGCAAAATCAATTGGGCGATATTTTGGCTAAATTACTGCCTGCGGGCTCCATTTGTGGCGCACCAAAGAAGAAAACTTTGGACATAATTGCCGAAGCTGAAACCTACGAGCGTGGCTACTACACGGGAATTTGCGGGTATTTCTCTGGCGATGCGCTCGACACGGGCGTGATGATTCGATTTATAGAAAAAACAGGAAATTCGTATTTTTACAAAAGCGGTGGCGGCATTACCGCTCAAAGCAATTGGCACAAAGAGTACCAAGAGATTTACCAGAAAATTTATTTACCCATTTAA
- a CDS encoding porin: MKKVLSLLTLIACVWTNAQEKVLVVSDKDSTKIRAIAKQVHLDVLPYYNFGKGVGITSPDSLFQLNLRFRMQNRLEARFEDHEPVQFQGAIRRLRLRFDGYVGNPKFLYAIQLSFAPEDVGRAKDGQYVNIIRDAVVFYRATDHWTFGFGQTKLPGNRQRNNSSGALDLTDRSINNAMFNIDRDFGFQAIYSHLKENEFGYNLKGAISTGGGRNFNEPTDGLAYTGRVELYPLGKFKKKGEFFEGDLMREAKPKLYLGGTYHFNHNAVKAQGQRGKTLFEQRNLQAVLVDAMLKYNGWSAMAAFMNRTTKDPITYNADRSKSQYVLAGYGYDGQLSYTFPSHWEIIGRYSHNEPDKEIQQWQPIHNQFSLGLTKYIWEHSFKVQFEVSKNNFEFLNGEKKDNWYTRFQVEIGI; this comes from the coding sequence ATGAAAAAAGTTTTGAGTCTCCTTACGCTCATCGCTTGCGTTTGGACAAATGCACAGGAAAAAGTATTAGTAGTTTCAGACAAGGATTCTACCAAAATCAGAGCCATCGCTAAACAGGTTCACCTCGATGTTCTGCCTTATTACAATTTCGGGAAAGGAGTCGGCATCACTTCGCCCGACAGCTTATTTCAATTGAATTTGCGTTTTAGAATGCAAAACCGATTGGAAGCTCGTTTCGAAGACCATGAGCCCGTGCAATTTCAAGGTGCCATCCGCCGCTTGAGATTAAGATTTGACGGCTATGTAGGGAACCCTAAATTCCTATATGCCATTCAGTTATCATTCGCACCAGAAGATGTAGGACGCGCCAAAGACGGGCAATATGTAAACATCATACGAGATGCGGTGGTATTTTACCGAGCTACCGATCATTGGACTTTTGGCTTTGGGCAAACCAAGCTACCAGGCAACCGCCAAAGAAATAATTCCTCTGGTGCGTTGGACTTAACCGATCGCTCTATCAACAATGCAATGTTCAATATCGATCGTGATTTTGGGTTCCAAGCAATTTATTCTCATTTAAAAGAAAATGAATTTGGCTACAATCTAAAAGGTGCCATTTCCACAGGAGGCGGGAGAAATTTCAACGAACCGACTGACGGACTGGCTTATACTGGGCGAGTAGAATTGTATCCGCTGGGGAAATTCAAGAAAAAAGGTGAATTTTTTGAGGGAGATTTAATGAGAGAAGCCAAGCCAAAACTTTATTTAGGAGGAACTTATCACTTCAATCATAATGCCGTAAAAGCGCAAGGACAAAGAGGAAAAACGCTTTTTGAGCAAAGAAACTTGCAAGCCGTGCTCGTGGACGCCATGCTTAAATACAACGGCTGGTCTGCCATGGCTGCGTTTATGAATCGCACGACCAAAGACCCAATCACTTATAATGCAGACCGCAGCAAATCGCAATATGTATTGGCGGGCTATGGTTACGACGGGCAGCTAAGCTACACATTCCCAAGCCACTGGGAAATCATCGGACGCTACTCGCACAACGAGCCAGACAAAGAGATTCAGCAATGGCAACCGATTCACAATCAGTTTTCTTTGGGTTTAACCAAATACATTTGGGAACATTCGTTCAAAGTCCAGTTTGAGGTGAGCAAAAACAATTTTGAATTCCTAAACGGAGAGAAAAAAGACAATTGGTACACTCGTTTCCAAGTCGAAATCGGAATTTAA
- a CDS encoding DUF4286 family protein, with the protein MKIYNITFIVENSVENDFLNWLKNEHIQKLQNTDCFGHARLTKICAQQDPNTKNYSLQLEEKNNLLPTYLNDFAPKLKHEIMIKFANRVLFFETELEHLHDF; encoded by the coding sequence ATGAAAATTTACAACATAACTTTTATCGTAGAAAATAGCGTAGAAAACGATTTTTTAAATTGGCTCAAAAATGAGCATATTCAAAAATTGCAAAACACCGATTGTTTCGGACATGCGAGACTTACCAAAATTTGTGCTCAGCAAGATCCAAACACCAAAAATTATTCGTTACAATTAGAAGAAAAAAACAATCTTTTACCTACCTATTTAAACGATTTTGCGCCTAAATTAAAGCACGAAATCATGATTAAATTTGCCAATCGTGTCCTTTTTTTCGAAACAGAATTGGAACACTTGCACGACTTCTAA
- a CDS encoding ATP-binding protein produces the protein MKIKTKTKITFGVGLLFVLILLLAGMSGWYINKLKSETNNILLDNYNTLLYSRSMLLALDEIQKDSVAIGTFSDNLDKQKQNVTEIGEQETTDKLAQHFNQLVKNPQDSLVPYQIRKDISQMMDLNMQAIVRKSHIADSTALRALIAISVTGVLCFLIAFLLLINLPNNIAKPITELTESIKEIANQNYKKRVHFKNESEFGELATSFNIMAEKLEEYTDSKLGKILEGKRRIETLIDSMHDPVIGIDQDKKVLFVNDEALKITGLRKEDFVGKQIQDVAVMNDLVRDIAKDIVSGKKGSNKDQQVLKIYADDKESYFEKEIVDINIVPTGESASQFIGQVILLKNITPFKELDLAKTNFMGAISHEFKTPLASIKMGVQLLENKSVGELNEEQSNLINGIKEDANRLLKITGELLNITQLDSGSMQLKIQENEVQPIIEYAVNANRIIAEQKQIAVNVEIQPELPHLLVDKEKTAWVLSNLVSNAIRYSYEKSEVKIKAYATGKDSVYIAVEDFGKGIQSQFLHRIFERYFRVPGSVKDGTGLGLSISKELIEAQGGQISVESEYGAGITFTIELKASK, from the coding sequence ATGAAAATAAAAACTAAAACTAAAATAACCTTTGGTGTAGGACTTCTATTTGTCCTCATCCTATTGCTTGCAGGAATGAGTGGCTGGTATATCAATAAACTTAAAAGTGAAACAAACAATATACTGCTGGATAATTACAACACCTTGCTCTATTCTAGAAGTATGCTTTTGGCACTAGATGAGATTCAAAAAGATTCTGTAGCTATAGGCACTTTTAGTGATAATTTGGATAAGCAAAAGCAGAATGTTACAGAGATTGGTGAGCAGGAAACTACCGATAAATTAGCTCAACATTTTAATCAATTGGTGAAAAACCCTCAAGATTCGCTTGTGCCTTATCAGATTAGAAAAGACATTTCTCAAATGATGGATTTAAACATGCAGGCCATTGTAAGAAAGAGCCATATCGCAGATTCAACGGCTTTGCGCGCTTTAATCGCAATATCTGTAACGGGAGTTTTATGCTTTCTAATTGCTTTCCTATTATTAATCAACCTCCCCAATAATATTGCAAAACCCATAACAGAACTTACCGAAAGTATCAAAGAAATCGCTAACCAGAATTATAAGAAAAGAGTACATTTTAAAAATGAAAGCGAATTTGGAGAATTAGCTACATCTTTCAATATTATGGCAGAAAAATTAGAGGAATATACCGATAGCAAATTAGGAAAAATACTTGAAGGAAAACGAAGAATTGAAACATTGATTGATAGTATGCACGACCCGGTTATCGGAATTGACCAAGATAAAAAAGTACTATTTGTAAACGATGAAGCCTTGAAAATTACTGGATTAAGAAAAGAAGATTTTGTAGGAAAGCAAATTCAAGATGTTGCCGTAATGAATGATTTAGTGAGAGATATAGCTAAAGATATTGTTTCAGGTAAAAAAGGTAGCAATAAAGATCAGCAAGTACTAAAAATATATGCAGATGATAAGGAAAGCTACTTTGAAAAAGAAATCGTGGACATCAATATTGTCCCAACAGGAGAATCCGCTAGCCAATTCATAGGCCAAGTGATTTTGCTTAAAAACATTACTCCATTTAAAGAATTAGATTTAGCAAAAACTAATTTTATGGGTGCTATTTCACATGAATTCAAAACACCGCTAGCCTCCATTAAAATGGGAGTTCAGTTATTAGAAAATAAAAGTGTAGGAGAGCTAAATGAGGAGCAAAGTAATTTAATAAATGGCATCAAAGAGGACGCCAATAGATTGCTGAAAATTACAGGAGAATTACTCAATATCACTCAGCTCGATAGCGGATCTATGCAACTAAAAATTCAAGAAAACGAGGTTCAGCCTATTATAGAATATGCCGTAAATGCCAATAGGATAATCGCAGAACAAAAACAAATTGCCGTAAATGTAGAAATTCAACCCGAACTTCCACATCTGCTTGTAGATAAGGAGAAAACTGCTTGGGTTTTGAGCAATTTAGTTTCAAATGCAATTCGATATTCTTATGAAAAATCAGAAGTTAAAATCAAGGCATATGCCACAGGCAAAGATTCAGTATATATAGCTGTGGAAGATTTCGGAAAAGGTATTCAAAGTCAATTTTTACACCGCATTTTTGAGCGTTATTTCAGGGTTCCAGGAAGCGTAAAAGATGGGACAGGGCTTGGACTTAGTATCAGTAAAGAACTTATAGAAGCGCAAGGAGGGCAAATTAGTGTTGAAAGTGAATATGGCGCAGGAATCACGTTTACTATTGAGCTAAAAGCAAGTAAATAA
- a CDS encoding sensor protein KdpD, protein MEERKNAEHFLELIQKSKRGKFKLYIGMSAGVGKSYRMLQEAHTLLRNGIDVKIGYIETHMREETQALIEGLPIIPRRKLFYKGKELEEMDLSAIINQRPEVVIVDELAHTNIEGSKNEKRWQDVVDILEAGINVISAVNIQHIESLNEEVKDITGIEVKERIPDSVLGYADEVVNIDLTAEELITRLKEGKIYDQSKIQAALTNFFKNENILQLRELALKEVASQVKRKVETEIIPVKPFKSERLLACVNSNEKKSKKVIRKAARLANYYNSQWFLLYVQTSKEAPDKIALHKQRHLINNFKLATELGAEIIKIKSDQISETIAQQCDERNITTVCIGKPQQTLLNTILARDMFHNLLNKLSKRNVDIIILS, encoded by the coding sequence ATAGGCATGAGCGCAGGGGTAGGAAAATCCTACCGAATGTTGCAAGAAGCACATACGCTGTTGCGCAATGGAATAGATGTAAAAATTGGCTACATCGAAACGCATATGCGAGAAGAAACACAAGCTTTAATCGAGGGGCTTCCCATTATTCCACGCCGTAAATTATTTTATAAAGGCAAAGAGCTGGAGGAAATGGATCTGAGTGCTATTATCAATCAACGTCCAGAGGTGGTGATTGTAGACGAACTTGCACACACCAATATAGAGGGAAGTAAAAACGAAAAAAGATGGCAAGATGTAGTGGATATTTTGGAAGCGGGAATCAATGTGATTTCCGCTGTAAATATTCAGCATATCGAGAGCTTAAACGAAGAGGTTAAAGACATTACAGGCATCGAGGTAAAAGAGCGCATTCCAGACAGTGTTCTGGGCTATGCCGACGAGGTAGTGAATATTGATTTAACAGCTGAAGAGCTTATCACAAGGCTTAAGGAAGGAAAAATTTACGACCAATCCAAAATTCAAGCAGCTCTTACCAACTTCTTTAAAAATGAGAATATATTACAATTAAGGGAATTGGCTCTAAAAGAAGTAGCCTCTCAGGTAAAAAGAAAGGTGGAAACAGAGATAATTCCAGTGAAGCCCTTTAAATCAGAAAGGCTACTAGCTTGTGTGAATTCTAATGAAAAAAAATCTAAAAAAGTAATTAGAAAAGCTGCGAGATTGGCAAATTACTACAATAGCCAATGGTTTTTGTTATATGTCCAGACCTCTAAGGAAGCGCCAGATAAAATAGCTCTTCATAAACAGCGACATTTAATCAATAATTTTAAACTCGCTACAGAACTCGGTGCTGAAATAATTAAAATTAAAAGCGACCAAATATCGGAAACCATAGCACAACAATGCGACGAGAGAAATATAACAACCGTGTGCATAGGGAAACCTCAACAAACTCTGCTCAATACCATATTGGCAAGAGACATGTTTCATAATCTGCTCAATAAATTGTCTAAAAGAAATGTTGATATAATAATTTTATCTTAA